In Burkholderia pseudomultivorans, the DNA window ATCGCCGCCGCACGCTCGACGGCGATGCGCGGCCGCCGGGCGATCGTCCGTTCATGTCGATGTTCTTCGTCACGCTTGCGAACCCGCTGACGATCCTGCTGTTCTACGGTTACGCAACGGCCGCCGCGGCCACGCACCGGCACTGGCTGACCGGCGCCGCGTGCGTGTTCGTCGGCAGCCTCACGGGGCAGCTGGTGTTCGCGTTCGGCGGCAGCGCGATCGGCCGCGTCGTGAAGTCGCCGGCGCTGCTGGCCGCGAGCCATGTGGTCGCGGCGCTGGTCGTGCTCGGTTACGGCGT includes these proteins:
- a CDS encoding LysE family translocator, which codes for MNDYLFGLMIALSVGPVALMIANYGMRAGTASGVRAAVGVATADGCYAVVAFTIGAVLASTLAAHLSLFRLVGALVLLAMGARMLWHALRDRRRTLDGDARPPGDRPFMSMFFVTLANPLTILLFYGYATAAAATHRHWLTGAACVFVGSLTGQLVFAFGGSAIGRVVKSPALLAASHVVAALVVLGYGVAALARL